The following proteins come from a genomic window of Corynebacterium sp. P4-C1:
- a CDS encoding LLM class oxidoreductase — MNPLFSLSDTPHWELPGFHQTFKPGELTVGLTLPIEEDAEENPVDSLDNQLGLIRKAEAGGVAAIWVRDIPLRVETFGDVGQVYDPWMYLSYLAAHTETIALGTAAIVVPFQHPLLMAKRAGTIDRLSGGRFLFGVATGDRPEEFPAFGQDKGMRDEEFRERIDAYRRATHTSHTPIRWSGGRMGGADVVPKPRAREVPLLATGSCQQTLEWRAEHAHGWLMYHKGLEVQRQNVRNWNAAVADWAAREGVAGTPAAFKPFAESLWLDLHEDPDAPASGGSFGYRLGRNALVQLLRSQRDVGISHVMVNFRSSKRSAEDQLDELIEYVIPALRR; from the coding sequence ATGAACCCGCTGTTTTCACTCTCCGATACCCCGCACTGGGAGCTTCCCGGCTTCCACCAGACGTTCAAGCCGGGCGAACTCACAGTCGGACTGACCCTGCCCATCGAGGAGGACGCTGAGGAGAACCCCGTCGACAGCCTGGACAACCAGCTGGGCCTCATCCGTAAGGCGGAGGCCGGGGGAGTGGCCGCGATCTGGGTGCGCGACATTCCGCTCCGCGTCGAGACCTTCGGCGATGTCGGCCAGGTCTACGACCCGTGGATGTACCTGAGCTATCTCGCCGCGCACACGGAGACCATCGCCCTGGGCACCGCGGCGATCGTCGTGCCGTTCCAGCACCCGCTGCTCATGGCCAAGCGCGCAGGCACTATCGACCGGCTCAGCGGCGGCCGCTTCCTCTTCGGTGTGGCCACGGGCGACCGCCCTGAGGAGTTCCCCGCGTTCGGCCAGGACAAAGGCATGCGCGACGAAGAGTTCCGCGAAAGAATCGACGCTTATCGACGAGCCACACACACCTCCCACACCCCCATCCGCTGGTCCGGCGGCCGGATGGGCGGTGCCGATGTCGTCCCCAAGCCTCGGGCCCGTGAGGTGCCGCTGCTCGCCACCGGTTCCTGCCAGCAGACCCTCGAGTGGCGCGCCGAGCACGCGCACGGCTGGCTGATGTACCACAAGGGCTTGGAGGTCCAGCGCCAGAACGTGCGCAACTGGAACGCCGCGGTGGCCGACTGGGCCGCCCGAGAAGGGGTGGCCGGGACCCCGGCGGCGTTCAAGCCTTTCGCGGAATCGTTGTGGCTCGACCTGCACGAGGACCCGGACGCTCCCGCCAGCGGCGGTAGTTTCGGCTACCGTCTCGGTCGCAATGCCCTGGTCCAGCTGCTGCGCTCGCAGCGCGATGTGGGCATCAGCCACGTCATGGTGAATTTCCGCTCCAGCAAGCGCTCCGCTGAGGACCAGCTCGATGAACTGATCGAGTACGTCATCCCCGCGCTGCGCCGCTAG
- a CDS encoding anti-sigma factor, with protein MDKDLEDLLNSAATPVAPPPELKDSIMARIDAAEQVTDLDTARERRRNSSGRKLAAAAAAVVLLVGGGVTVTQFTEENSSESYSAQGVDEMHAVMEADDARQGQADAMGATLDVVASSDMGKGGAMVNGQPTLDDGMGAQVWAVMDDGAMESAGVIGQESHDDVWMPLPGGTASVLVTEEVAAGAEKPSGTVLAEISLS; from the coding sequence ATGGACAAAGATCTCGAGGACCTCCTCAACTCCGCCGCCACGCCGGTCGCGCCGCCGCCGGAGCTCAAGGACTCCATCATGGCGCGTATCGATGCCGCCGAGCAGGTCACCGACCTCGACACCGCCCGGGAGCGCAGGAGGAACAGCTCCGGCAGGAAGCTCGCCGCAGCCGCCGCTGCCGTCGTGCTGCTCGTCGGCGGCGGAGTCACCGTTACGCAGTTCACCGAAGAGAACTCCTCGGAGTCCTACTCCGCCCAGGGTGTCGACGAGATGCATGCCGTCATGGAGGCCGATGACGCCCGCCAGGGCCAGGCCGATGCGATGGGTGCCACGCTCGATGTCGTCGCCAGCTCCGACATGGGCAAAGGCGGCGCCATGGTCAACGGCCAGCCCACGCTTGATGACGGCATGGGCGCCCAAGTCTGGGCCGTCATGGACGACGGCGCAATGGAATCCGCCGGTGTCATCGGCCAGGAATCCCACGACGATGTGTGGATGCCGCTGCCCGGCGGGACCGCCTCCGTGCTGGTCACTGAGGAAGTCGCCGCCGGCGCGGAGAAGCCCTCCGGCACGGTGCTAGCGGAGATTTCGCTGTCCTGA
- a CDS encoding GDSL-type esterase/lipase family protein → MRFYKFGATLLTALACGAMLPVADAAPNLPELSAPVAPNLPQVPNLPAPNVPQVPNLPAPNLPQVPSLPAPNVPQVPNLPAPNLPQVPSLPAPNVPQLEELEPAPPVNSHVKESYVSFGDSVAANPTALDVTVYRAKLKNPSIQWPTTREGFCAQDPNNFAAQAARSTGLRLEDYSCPGATAYVEPTENDSIPHDTVRQQVERAIRDGSLDSNTRLVTISAGVNDTYQPSNFPSKTTQEQRMKRFNEAMVGAINRIKETAPSAKVIILGIPDETDGFNHTCGSNLLNVTSHWYFPLVAYYQDEVREQQRRAAADTNSEFLDMVAEISVESGKNGCSNDPGRYGASIADDASHKLAGHLTDAGHVYYAKRITETYFS, encoded by the coding sequence ATGAGGTTTTATAAATTTGGTGCTACTCTCCTGACCGCATTGGCCTGTGGCGCTATGCTCCCAGTTGCCGATGCTGCGCCTAATCTGCCTGAACTCTCGGCACCCGTCGCTCCTAACCTTCCCCAAGTCCCTAACCTTCCCGCGCCTAACGTTCCCCAAGTCCCTAACCTTCCCGCGCCTAACCTTCCTCAAGTTCCTTCGCTTCCCGCGCCTAACGTTCCCCAAGTCCCTAACCTTCCCGCGCCTAACCTTCCTCAAGTTCCTTCGCTTCCTGCGCCTAACGTTCCCCAGCTTGAAGAATTAGAGCCGGCCCCACCAGTCAATAGCCACGTCAAGGAAAGCTACGTCAGCTTTGGCGACTCAGTAGCTGCAAATCCGACCGCCTTGGATGTCACCGTCTACCGAGCGAAGCTGAAGAACCCCTCGATACAATGGCCGACGACCCGAGAAGGTTTTTGTGCGCAGGACCCCAACAATTTTGCAGCTCAGGCCGCGCGAAGCACCGGTCTGCGCCTAGAAGACTACTCGTGCCCCGGTGCCACTGCTTATGTAGAACCTACGGAAAATGATTCGATTCCACATGACACAGTTCGTCAGCAAGTTGAACGAGCCATCAGGGATGGCAGTCTTGATTCCAATACCCGGCTGGTCACCATCAGCGCTGGCGTGAACGACACCTACCAGCCCAGTAACTTCCCTTCAAAAACCACCCAGGAACAACGGATGAAACGCTTCAACGAGGCAATGGTGGGAGCAATTAATCGCATCAAGGAAACCGCGCCTAGCGCCAAGGTGATCATCCTCGGGATTCCCGATGAGACAGATGGTTTCAACCACACCTGTGGATCTAATCTTTTAAACGTTACCAGTCACTGGTACTTTCCGTTGGTAGCCTACTACCAAGACGAAGTTCGCGAGCAGCAGCGACGAGCTGCCGCTGATACGAATAGCGAGTTTCTTGACATGGTTGCCGAAATTTCCGTAGAAAGCGGAAAGAATGGTTGCTCGAACGATCCGGGCCGTTACGGCGCTTCCATTGCAGACGATGCCTCACACAAGCTCGCAGGCCACCTAACCGATGCCGGACACGTCTACTACGCTAAGCGCATTACTGAAACATACTTCAGTTAA